From Psychrobacillus sp. FSL K6-2836, a single genomic window includes:
- a CDS encoding ABC transporter ATP-binding protein translates to MSENTIIRFENVTKSYDAETTVLNNINLELERGKFYTLLGPSGCGKTTILRLIAGFMQPTSGSIYFNGKLINNVPANERQVNTVFQDYALFPHLNVFENVAFGLRIKKLGKKEIEQKVIEALKFVNLVGYEKREIAEMSGGQRQRVAIARAIVNDPEIILLDEPLSALDLKLRSEMQYELRELQQRLGKTFIFVTHDQEEALAMSDEIFVLNEGEIEQSGTPMDIYDEPINRYVADFIGESNIVSGTMVADFRVKIGGKEFECVDQGLNQNEKVDIVIRPEDLEITAVEKGKMKVKVDTQLFRGVHYELSTYDDEGNEWLVHSTKKADVGEFIGLDFDPEAIHVMRLNETEEEFDKRLESYGEDAYAK, encoded by the coding sequence ATGTCTGAAAACACTATTATTCGGTTTGAAAATGTTACAAAATCATATGACGCAGAAACGACCGTATTAAATAACATCAACTTGGAACTAGAGCGTGGAAAATTTTACACATTGCTTGGGCCATCGGGTTGTGGAAAAACAACTATTTTACGTTTAATTGCCGGATTTATGCAGCCTACAAGTGGGAGCATTTACTTTAATGGTAAACTTATAAACAATGTCCCTGCCAACGAACGACAAGTAAATACAGTGTTTCAAGACTATGCTTTGTTTCCGCATTTAAATGTATTTGAAAATGTAGCATTCGGTCTTCGAATAAAAAAACTTGGCAAAAAAGAAATCGAACAAAAAGTTATAGAAGCATTGAAATTCGTTAACTTAGTAGGTTACGAAAAAAGAGAGATTGCTGAAATGTCAGGTGGACAAAGACAACGTGTAGCAATCGCACGTGCAATTGTAAATGACCCTGAAATCATTCTATTGGATGAGCCTCTTTCTGCATTAGACTTAAAATTACGCTCTGAGATGCAATATGAGCTTCGTGAGCTTCAGCAAAGACTTGGCAAAACATTTATCTTTGTAACACATGACCAAGAAGAAGCATTGGCAATGTCTGATGAAATCTTCGTATTAAATGAAGGCGAGATTGAGCAAAGTGGTACCCCAATGGATATTTACGATGAGCCGATTAATCGCTATGTAGCTGACTTTATCGGGGAGTCTAATATTGTTTCTGGCACAATGGTCGCAGATTTCCGAGTAAAAATTGGTGGAAAAGAGTTTGAATGTGTGGACCAAGGACTTAATCAAAATGAAAAAGTAGATATCGTCATTCGTCCTGAGGATTTAGAAATAACAGCTGTCGAAAAAGGGAAAATGAAGGTAAAAGTAGATACTCAATTATTCAGAGGCGTTCACTATGAACTTTCTACTTATGATGACGAAGGAAATGAGTGGCTAGTACACTCAACGAAAAAGGCAGACGTAGGAGAGTTTATTGGCTTAGATTTCGATCCGGAGGCTATTCACGTTATGCGTTTAAATGAAACAGAAGAAGAATTTGATAAACGTCTCGAGTCTTATGGAGAAGACGCATATGCAAAATAA
- a CDS encoding ABC transporter permease, translating to MQNKTTKTFYLIPYYVWIVLFVVAPIALIGYYSFFDLSGNFTLENYLNFFTSVYLKLTLSSFWYAFLITFFTLLIAYPTAYLLTKTRHKQLWLLLIIIPSWINLLLKTYAFIGIFGLYGPVNAFLNIFGFGETQILFTDFSFVFVAVYIFIPFMILPIFNSLDKLNPSLIDASRDLGASSWTTFSKVILPLTINGVKAGIQAVFIPSLSLFMITRLIAGNKVITLGTAIEQQFLVTQNWGMGSTIAVFLIIFMVIIMIITGQRDKGATANGKNK from the coding sequence ATGCAAAATAAAACTACAAAAACGTTTTACTTAATACCATATTATGTATGGATCGTATTATTTGTTGTTGCTCCAATTGCGTTAATTGGGTATTATTCCTTCTTCGATTTAAGTGGAAATTTCACTCTAGAGAATTACTTAAACTTCTTTACGTCTGTTTACTTAAAGCTAACACTTAGTTCCTTTTGGTATGCTTTTCTAATAACATTTTTCACTTTACTTATTGCATATCCGACTGCATATTTACTTACAAAAACGAGACATAAGCAATTATGGTTGTTATTGATCATCATTCCCTCTTGGATCAATTTGTTATTAAAGACTTACGCTTTTATCGGCATTTTCGGATTGTATGGTCCAGTGAATGCATTTTTAAATATATTTGGGTTTGGGGAAACACAAATTTTATTCACAGATTTTAGTTTCGTCTTTGTAGCGGTCTATATATTTATACCATTTATGATTTTACCTATTTTTAACTCTTTGGATAAATTAAATCCATCCTTAATAGATGCTAGTCGAGATTTAGGTGCATCAAGTTGGACTACTTTTTCAAAGGTTATTTTACCTTTAACAATCAATGGTGTTAAAGCCGGGATTCAAGCTGTATTTATCCCTTCCCTATCATTGTTCATGATTACTCGCTTAATCGCGGGGAATAAAGTAATTACTTTAGGTACAGCTATTGAACAGCAATTCTTAGTTACGCAAAACTGGGGAATGGGATCCACTATCGCAGTTTTCTTAATCATATTTATGGTAATTATTATGATCATTACTGGTCAACGTGATAAGGGGGCTACTGCAAATGGAAAAAACAAGTAA
- a CDS encoding ABC transporter permease, with the protein MEKTSKSAKFYLALVFIVLYTPILYLIFYSFNSGGSMNSFESFTWEHYAAVFSDTRLIMILLNTVIVALLSALIATIIGVFGSVGIVFMRNKSLRRSILSLNNVLIVSPDVVIGASFLILFTAIGVKLGFASVLISHIAFSIPIVVLMVLPKLQEMNSTLIDAAADLGATRRDILTRVIIPFIKPGIFAGFFMALTYSLDDFAVTFFVTGNGFSTLSVEIYSMARTGITLTINALSGIVFIVTLLLVVGYYFVSQRGKNPVGMGVRK; encoded by the coding sequence ATGGAAAAAACAAGTAAATCAGCGAAGTTTTACTTAGCCCTTGTGTTTATCGTATTATATACGCCAATTCTATACTTGATTTTTTATTCTTTTAATAGTGGTGGCAGCATGAATAGCTTTGAATCATTCACTTGGGAACATTACGCTGCTGTATTTTCAGACACCCGCCTAATTATGATTCTTCTAAATACAGTAATTGTAGCCCTACTTTCAGCGTTAATTGCAACAATTATTGGTGTTTTCGGTTCGGTCGGTATTGTATTTATGCGAAATAAATCACTACGTAGATCTATTCTTTCTTTAAATAACGTTTTAATCGTAAGTCCAGACGTTGTCATTGGTGCATCTTTCTTAATCCTGTTTACTGCCATAGGTGTAAAACTTGGATTTGCATCCGTCCTAATATCACATATTGCATTTAGTATTCCGATTGTCGTATTGATGGTATTACCAAAGCTACAAGAGATGAATAGCACGCTAATAGATGCAGCAGCAGATCTTGGAGCAACAAGACGTGATATTCTGACAAGAGTTATTATTCCTTTTATTAAGCCAGGTATTTTCGCAGGATTTTTTATGGCTTTAACATATTCTTTAGACGATTTTGCAGTAACATTCTTTGTAACTGGAAATGGTTTTAGCACACTTTCTGTCGAAATTTATTCGATGGCAAGAACCGGTATTACGTTAACTATTAATGCATTATCTGGAATTGTCTTTATCGTGACACTTCTCCTCGTTGTTGGTTATTATTTTGTCAGCCAGCGTGGCAAAAACCCTGTCGGAATGGGGGTTCGAAAATGA
- a CDS encoding ABC transporter substrate-binding protein, whose amino-acid sequence MKEITRAALAIVIVCIILFGVNKYLNQSSGNASSDTLTIFNWGEYIDPELITQFEEESGYRVVYETFDSNEAMMTKIEQGGTSYDIAVPSEYAIEKMKENDLLLEIDHSKIPNLSNIDPYFLDLAFDPKNKYSIPYFWGTVGIVFNPSLLDGQTFESWETLWDPSLKGKVLLVDGAREIIGMGLNSLGYSLNSTDEKELEEATAKLKELTPNVKAIIGDEVTPLMINEEASVAITFSGQAADMMWENEDLDYAVPQEGSNLWFDNMVIPKTAANVDGAHAFINFMLDAEVAAQNADYVGYSIPNAAAVELMDEEVTSDERFYPPEEARENLEVYKNLGLEMLGKYNELFLEFKMSAN is encoded by the coding sequence ATGAAAGAAATAACAAGAGCAGCTTTAGCAATCGTTATAGTTTGTATTATTTTGTTTGGTGTTAACAAATATTTAAATCAAAGCTCTGGTAATGCAAGTAGTGATACATTGACTATCTTTAACTGGGGAGAATATATTGATCCAGAGTTAATCACTCAATTTGAGGAAGAATCGGGCTACCGAGTCGTATATGAAACGTTTGACTCCAATGAAGCAATGATGACGAAAATTGAACAGGGTGGCACATCTTATGATATTGCAGTACCTTCAGAGTATGCGATTGAAAAGATGAAAGAAAATGATTTATTGTTAGAAATTGATCATTCGAAGATTCCGAACTTGAGCAATATAGATCCATACTTTTTAGATTTAGCATTCGATCCAAAAAATAAATACTCTATTCCTTATTTCTGGGGTACAGTTGGTATTGTGTTCAATCCTTCCCTACTAGACGGGCAAACTTTTGAAAGCTGGGAAACACTTTGGGATCCTTCTTTAAAAGGTAAAGTGCTACTAGTAGATGGAGCCCGCGAAATCATCGGAATGGGATTAAACAGCCTAGGCTATTCCCTTAACTCTACAGATGAAAAAGAATTAGAGGAAGCTACTGCAAAACTGAAAGAATTAACCCCAAATGTAAAAGCAATTATTGGGGATGAAGTAACGCCATTAATGATTAATGAAGAGGCTTCTGTAGCTATAACCTTCTCTGGGCAAGCAGCCGATATGATGTGGGAAAACGAAGATTTAGATTATGCAGTTCCTCAAGAAGGATCTAATTTATGGTTTGATAATATGGTTATTCCTAAAACAGCTGCGAATGTAGACGGAGCTCATGCGTTTATCAACTTTATGTTAGATGCGGAAGTTGCTGCACAAAATGCAGATTATGTTGGATATTCGATACCAAACGCTGCAGCAGTTGAATTGATGGATGAAGAAGTTACCTCTGATGAACGATTTTATCCTCCTGAAGAGGCTAGAGAAAATCTAGAGGTGTACAAAAATTTAGGTCTGGAAATGCTCGGTAAATATAACGAGCTGTTTTTAGAGTTTAAAATGAGTGCCAACTAA
- a CDS encoding MFS transporter translates to MAKKTNNSALYILMFNMFIAMSGIGLVIPVMPQYLETFGVAGQALGFIVASFAFGQFLFSPLAGDLSDTLGRKKLIIVGLIIFSASQLWFGLATHEWMLYAARFISGIGGAFLIPATMAFVADITTLEERGKGMGFLGASMSLGFMIGPAIGGFLAKVSLTFPFYMASVAAVIAAIISIIILPDIKNAVSEIPPEPKKRENILTQMKNSVKTPYFMMLIIIFVFTFGIANFQTTFSLYVDHKYNYTPQDIAVVLTVGGFIGVIVQTLVVEKLFKRFGELNVILVNLVVAALAFLLFFIVDGFALVLLVASIFSTATTLIRPAVNTVISKLAGNEQGFAAGMNNAYMSLGSMIGPALAGMFFDININYPFIVGSIILLGSWAITLVWIKRKKPVV, encoded by the coding sequence ATGGCGAAGAAAACAAACAACTCTGCATTATATATTTTAATGTTTAATATGTTTATTGCAATGTCTGGTATAGGATTAGTAATCCCAGTTATGCCTCAATATTTAGAAACATTTGGAGTAGCAGGTCAGGCACTCGGTTTTATCGTTGCTTCCTTTGCATTTGGACAATTTTTATTTTCTCCATTAGCTGGTGATCTATCTGATACATTAGGACGAAAGAAACTAATCATTGTAGGACTAATCATCTTCTCAGCCTCTCAATTATGGTTTGGTCTAGCTACTCATGAATGGATGCTGTACGCCGCACGATTTATTAGTGGTATAGGAGGGGCTTTTCTAATTCCAGCGACTATGGCATTTGTTGCGGATATAACCACACTAGAAGAACGTGGAAAAGGAATGGGCTTCTTAGGGGCATCCATGTCTTTAGGATTTATGATTGGACCAGCAATAGGAGGATTCTTGGCAAAAGTAAGTTTAACATTCCCGTTTTATATGGCTTCTGTAGCAGCAGTAATTGCAGCTATAATTTCAATCATTATCCTACCTGATATTAAAAATGCTGTTTCGGAAATTCCGCCAGAACCTAAAAAACGTGAGAATATATTAACACAAATGAAAAATTCAGTGAAGACACCTTACTTTATGATGTTAATTATTATATTTGTTTTCACTTTTGGTATTGCAAATTTCCAAACGACATTTTCATTGTATGTAGATCATAAGTATAATTACACTCCGCAAGATATAGCCGTTGTATTAACCGTTGGAGGATTTATCGGTGTCATCGTGCAAACGTTAGTAGTTGAGAAACTATTTAAACGTTTTGGTGAATTAAATGTTATCCTAGTTAATCTAGTTGTCGCTGCTTTAGCTTTTCTACTATTCTTCATCGTAGACGGTTTCGCACTAGTATTACTTGTTGCATCGATATTTTCTACTGCTACTACGCTCATTCGTCCAGCAGTTAATACAGTTATATCTAAATTGGCAGGAAATGAGCAAGGTTTTGCTGCCGGTATGAATAATGCCTACATGAGTTTAGGAAGTATGATTGGACCAGCACTTGCAGGAATGTTTTTTGATATTAATATTAATTATCCATTCATCGTGGGATCAATCATTTTATTAGGTTCTTGGGCAATCACACTTGTTTGGATAAAAAGAAAAAAACCAGTTGTTTAA
- a CDS encoding isochorismatase family cysteine hydrolase yields the protein MILISIIGILILCIGIIALRLVYLSSATNGDAIAKYDSSKSALLVLDIQNDTLGISEYGNTEPLMDNINTAIEYANDSNMEIIYTKQEFTGNPLDTMLSSGMYQADSDGADLYNELSIQSDNIFSKLRTDAFSVDHFENYLIENEIDTLYIVGADASSCVYKTALGGKNRGYRVIVLEDSLFSVKKDMLNTILEKYQKKGIEVTNTKDFIQTQAIDL from the coding sequence ATGATACTCATTAGTATTATTGGAATATTGATACTTTGTATAGGAATTATAGCCCTACGATTGGTATATTTGTCGAGTGCCACAAACGGGGATGCAATAGCAAAATATGATAGCTCCAAAAGCGCACTTCTGGTATTAGATATCCAAAATGACACCTTGGGTATATCCGAATACGGCAACACGGAACCGTTAATGGATAACATCAATACAGCTATCGAATACGCCAATGACTCTAATATGGAGATTATTTACACCAAGCAAGAGTTTACGGGAAACCCTTTGGATACAATGCTTTCTAGTGGTATGTATCAGGCCGATAGTGATGGAGCGGACTTATATAATGAATTATCCATTCAATCAGATAACATTTTTAGCAAGCTCCGCACTGATGCTTTTTCTGTAGACCATTTTGAAAATTACCTCATAGAAAATGAAATTGATACCCTTTATATTGTTGGCGCAGATGCCAGTAGCTGTGTTTACAAGACGGCTTTGGGCGGTAAAAACAGAGGTTATCGAGTTATTGTTTTGGAAGATTCTTTATTTTCTGTGAAAAAAGATATGCTGAATACAATACTTGAGAAATATCAGAAAAAAGGTATTGAGGTAACTAATACGAAGGATTTTATCCAAACCCAAGCAATAGATCTGTGA
- a CDS encoding VWA domain-containing protein: MDLRVDQPLWLLLLIPISIYFVWAWRKDKKNLNREGKIVFCIRIITILCLILGVTNPYLLLPIKEEQVLFLVDRSASLQGTDQQITEWIDESLKSKKASHLVGVYTFAEDFQTEIAMTDGEVNLPVFTPMLEAGNTDLAKALQLSTGVVEPNKATRIVLFTDGLETTGSVSDEIVKIAGGNVTIDVVQMARLSSEDVAITSFETPPVAFEGEQQQLNVTLEATSNAAAELLLYQNDQLITREQINVEPGTNTYTFRNASKGEGLLKYEAQVVLAEDGLIENNKLTSVTNVESSPQLLVVTHDGNSSNIATVIDQQAIATDVIDASVLPFDLSNYLAYDAIIFDNVPGHVVGEQKMTVIEQAVKNFGVGFMMVGGNNSFGLGGYFKSPIERLLPVEMEIKGKQQLPSLGLIIVMDRSGSMSGTKLEYAKEAAARSVEMLREGDTLGFIAFDDRPWEIIEATPLNDKEPAVESILSVGAGGGTEIYTSLALAYEKLSPLKLQRKHIILLTDGQSGTSNDYQTLLEDGKNNLITVSTVAVGQDADRALLESLAEMGGGTFYDVQDESTIPAIMSTETAMISRTYIEDNPFYPTIYGDAAWTSLFAEGIPQMNAYIATTSKQTASVIAESEKEDPVLAEWMYGLGRTIAFTSDSTGEWSGDFARWSNWGDFWNTAVSRLLPAYSEVPFSIQKSSDESFTVTDPTGKSSFLEIAAVNEKGEELSVTSEALAPGKARVTVDSEPGLVFFRISNEQDAVYQAGISIPYSEEYKIQKPNSAILDMITSRTNGKLLTEASEAFREMELSSSEKQSIQQFLLIVAIFLFFIDITIRRFGFNLLLAPFKGAGKKVEPVNSTTTTNVGKLVREKKKR, from the coding sequence GTGGATTTACGAGTTGACCAACCGCTATGGTTATTGTTATTAATTCCTATTAGTATTTATTTTGTTTGGGCTTGGAGAAAAGATAAGAAAAACTTAAACAGAGAGGGGAAAATCGTATTTTGTATACGAATTATAACTATTCTGTGTTTGATATTAGGTGTTACTAATCCATATTTATTGTTACCTATTAAAGAAGAACAGGTTTTATTTTTAGTAGATCGCTCTGCTTCCCTACAAGGGACTGATCAGCAAATAACAGAGTGGATAGACGAAAGTTTAAAATCTAAAAAAGCTTCCCATCTAGTAGGAGTTTATACGTTTGCAGAGGATTTTCAAACGGAAATTGCAATGACAGATGGAGAGGTAAATTTACCTGTTTTCACCCCAATGTTAGAAGCCGGAAATACTGATTTAGCAAAGGCTTTACAGCTTTCTACAGGCGTTGTAGAGCCTAATAAAGCAACAAGAATTGTTCTCTTTACGGACGGACTTGAAACGACTGGATCTGTTAGTGATGAAATAGTGAAAATTGCTGGTGGGAATGTCACAATAGATGTGGTTCAAATGGCAAGACTATCGTCAGAGGATGTCGCAATCACTTCCTTTGAGACGCCACCTGTAGCTTTTGAAGGGGAGCAGCAACAATTGAACGTCACATTAGAGGCAACGAGTAATGCAGCGGCAGAGTTACTTCTTTATCAAAATGATCAGCTAATCACACGAGAACAAATTAATGTAGAACCTGGCACTAATACGTATACATTTCGAAATGCTTCCAAGGGGGAAGGATTACTTAAATATGAAGCTCAAGTAGTTCTAGCAGAGGATGGACTAATTGAGAATAACAAGCTGACAAGTGTCACAAATGTGGAGAGCTCACCTCAGCTATTAGTAGTCACTCATGATGGTAATTCTTCTAATATTGCGACTGTGATTGATCAGCAGGCCATTGCAACGGACGTTATTGATGCAAGTGTACTGCCTTTCGATTTATCGAATTACTTAGCATACGATGCGATTATATTTGATAATGTACCAGGTCACGTCGTCGGTGAACAAAAGATGACGGTTATTGAACAGGCGGTGAAAAACTTTGGTGTCGGCTTTATGATGGTTGGTGGGAATAATAGTTTCGGTTTAGGAGGATATTTTAAGAGTCCAATCGAGCGATTGTTACCAGTTGAGATGGAGATAAAAGGAAAACAGCAACTACCTTCACTAGGGTTAATCATCGTAATGGACCGGTCGGGTAGTATGAGTGGAACTAAATTAGAATATGCGAAGGAAGCAGCGGCACGTTCTGTGGAAATGCTTCGAGAAGGAGACACACTCGGGTTTATCGCATTTGATGATCGACCATGGGAAATTATTGAAGCCACTCCATTAAACGATAAAGAACCCGCTGTCGAAAGTATACTTTCAGTAGGAGCAGGCGGTGGAACAGAAATATATACGAGTTTAGCTTTAGCATATGAAAAATTATCTCCTCTAAAATTACAGCGAAAGCATATTATATTATTGACGGATGGTCAGTCAGGTACAAGCAATGACTATCAAACGCTGTTAGAGGACGGGAAGAATAATTTGATAACCGTTTCCACTGTTGCTGTTGGTCAAGATGCAGATAGAGCATTATTAGAAAGTTTAGCAGAAATGGGAGGGGGCACGTTTTACGATGTCCAAGATGAATCCACCATTCCTGCGATAATGTCTACCGAGACAGCAATGATTTCCAGAACTTATATTGAGGACAATCCATTTTATCCAACTATTTATGGGGACGCAGCATGGACGAGCTTATTTGCAGAAGGAATTCCGCAAATGAATGCTTATATCGCTACAACTTCGAAACAAACTGCATCCGTTATTGCAGAAAGTGAAAAAGAAGACCCCGTATTAGCTGAATGGATGTATGGACTCGGTCGCACAATTGCATTTACATCGGATTCTACCGGTGAATGGAGCGGAGACTTTGCAAGATGGAGTAATTGGGGAGACTTTTGGAATACGGCAGTTTCAAGGTTACTACCAGCCTATAGTGAGGTACCTTTTTCTATCCAAAAGTCATCGGATGAATCATTTACCGTTACAGATCCAACTGGCAAGTCGTCATTTTTAGAAATAGCTGCTGTCAACGAAAAAGGGGAGGAGCTTTCGGTTACATCTGAAGCACTTGCACCAGGTAAAGCAAGAGTGACAGTAGACAGTGAACCGGGACTTGTGTTCTTCCGTATTTCCAATGAACAGGATGCTGTATATCAAGCAGGTATTTCAATTCCTTATAGCGAGGAATACAAAATACAAAAGCCTAATAGCGCAATTTTAGATATGATTACTAGTAGAACAAATGGAAAGCTACTAACGGAAGCTTCTGAAGCTTTCCGTGAAATGGAGCTCTCTAGCTCGGAGAAACAATCTATCCAACAATTTCTACTAATAGTTGCTATCTTTTTGTTTTTCATCGATATAACAATAAGAAGATTCGGTTTCAATCTATTACTTGCTCCGTTCAAAGGAGCAGGAAAAAAAGTGGAGCCAGTAAATTCAACTACCACTACTAATGTAGGGAAATTAGTTAGAGAAAAGAAAAAAAGATAG
- a CDS encoding vWA domain-containing protein, which translates to MGINQLIYAWTAIFPIAVLLYYFFRKKYVKKSVSSTLFWQEAMKETKASPYLQHLQRNALFYLQMLAMLLLVLALLQPYWKTKAIAGEQIVFIVDTSATMNVSSNNSTSLFEQHREKMLELVEQLSGKPLTLITTGNEPTVLLRQEMNTEQMIKEINKLEISYEAENMSKSLDFAQSFFQNKATSVYIFTDELERQSLPLQHEKVSWNVEALTTDITNASIKRFGATKTANGISTLVQLENQSDKEFVTELTISNEEKKLISEVVKLPPKETITLSFEELVTSSYLKANIDTRDSYLLDNENIVFMQDQLSNVFIDSSIHSLVRTAFQSLDINVSSVPPEQIGLLKEEGIIVTNQFGIEVENQKPTLYIGRNDASPKEVNGIVQTTESPLFAFADLSDIYVSSVYPPIDGYTTIATVGEDPFIQTSPTGNIIILADIQMTDWPLSPTFPLFMWSVKEHLSAGSDYLGTFTPNERKPLSLGATEEWEIYTMDDEYEYAIENGGKFVAPSEPGLYVLRSNDIVQNLSVILPQEEKVIDKGTSYKVTGQQVNAADDHQAHSFVPYILILLVLLFVIEWEVQRRRGFTS; encoded by the coding sequence TTGGGGATTAATCAGTTAATATATGCTTGGACAGCCATTTTCCCAATCGCTGTGCTACTGTATTATTTTTTTCGAAAAAAATATGTCAAAAAGTCTGTCTCCTCTACACTATTTTGGCAAGAGGCGATGAAGGAAACGAAAGCCTCTCCGTATTTGCAGCATTTGCAAAGAAATGCTTTGTTTTATCTACAAATGCTTGCCATGCTTTTGCTTGTTCTAGCATTACTCCAACCATATTGGAAAACGAAAGCCATTGCTGGGGAACAGATTGTATTTATCGTAGATACTTCTGCAACGATGAATGTAAGTTCAAATAATTCGACCTCTCTTTTTGAACAGCATAGGGAAAAAATGCTGGAGCTAGTCGAGCAATTATCAGGCAAACCACTTACTTTAATCACAACTGGAAACGAACCTACAGTCCTATTAAGGCAAGAAATGAATACAGAACAAATGATAAAAGAGATTAATAAACTAGAAATAAGCTATGAAGCCGAAAATATGTCAAAATCATTGGATTTTGCTCAATCCTTTTTTCAAAACAAAGCGACCTCTGTTTATATTTTTACTGATGAATTAGAAAGACAATCTCTTCCTTTACAACATGAAAAAGTAAGCTGGAATGTAGAGGCTTTAACTACAGATATTACAAATGCATCTATTAAACGTTTTGGTGCAACAAAAACTGCAAATGGAATCTCCACGCTAGTTCAACTGGAAAATCAGTCAGATAAAGAGTTTGTAACAGAGCTGACGATTTCCAATGAAGAGAAGAAATTAATTTCTGAAGTAGTTAAATTGCCACCAAAAGAAACGATTACATTATCTTTTGAAGAACTAGTGACTTCAAGCTATTTGAAAGCAAATATAGATACCCGAGATTCTTACCTTTTAGATAACGAGAATATTGTTTTCATGCAGGATCAATTGTCTAATGTTTTCATAGATAGCTCCATTCATTCGCTAGTTCGAACTGCCTTTCAGTCATTAGATATTAATGTGAGCAGTGTACCTCCAGAACAAATAGGTTTGTTAAAGGAAGAGGGTATAATTGTCACCAATCAATTTGGAATTGAAGTTGAAAATCAGAAACCAACCTTATATATAGGGAGGAATGATGCATCTCCTAAAGAAGTTAATGGAATAGTACAGACTACTGAATCTCCGTTATTCGCTTTTGCTGATTTATCGGATATATATGTGAGCTCAGTATATCCTCCTATAGACGGCTATACTACTATTGCTACTGTTGGAGAGGATCCTTTCATCCAAACCTCACCAACCGGAAATATAATTATTCTTGCAGATATTCAAATGACGGATTGGCCTTTGAGTCCAACGTTTCCACTTTTCATGTGGAGTGTGAAGGAGCATCTTTCAGCAGGAAGTGATTATTTAGGAACATTCACTCCAAATGAGCGAAAGCCCCTATCCCTTGGAGCTACGGAGGAGTGGGAAATTTATACGATGGATGATGAGTATGAATATGCCATTGAAAATGGTGGGAAATTCGTTGCACCAAGTGAACCAGGCTTATATGTTCTGCGTTCGAACGATATCGTGCAGAATCTTTCTGTTATATTGCCACAAGAGGAAAAAGTGATTGATAAAGGGACTTCATATAAAGTAACTGGACAACAGGTAAATGCTGCTGATGACCATCAAGCACATTCCTTTGTTCCTTATATATTAATCTTATTAGTATTGCTATTTGTTATAGAGTGGGAGGTGCAAAGACGACGTGGATTTACGAGTTGA